One Streptomyces umbrinus genomic window, GTCGCGCGAAAGGTGGTGATGTCCGTTCCCGCCGGCCGGCCCGCCCGCCGACGCGCCCGGCCCACTCGGCCCGCTCAGCCCGCTCAGCCCGCTCAGCCCGCTCAGCCCGCTCAGCCCGCTCAGCCCGCGAGCATGTCCTTCTCGCCGCCCATGACCGCGATCCGGCGGCCCTTCATGTCGCCGACCTGGGCGACGGCCGCCGCCCATTCGGGGCTGTCGAGGGCCTTGCGCAGGTCATCCGCGGTGTCGAAGCCCAGGATGGAGACGCCGTCCCAGCCCTCGGAGCGCGGCTCGAGAGCCGTGTCGATCTCGGTGTGTCGCCAGGACCTGAGACCGGGCAGGGTGCGCGTCAGTTCGGCATGGTCGCCGCGCCACCAGTCGATGAACCGCTCATGGGTCCAGTCGGACGGCCGGGCGGCCATCAGCACGAGGTTGTACATCGTCGCTCCTCACAGTTCTCGGGCTTCTCGGGCTTGCCGGAACTCCTCAGGTGAACAGCACGGAGGGCGAGCGCCCGATGAGCAGCCGTCGCACCCGGCCCGTGCCGGTCAGGCGCGCGGAGGCCACGAAGGTCGCCTCCAGCTCACCGTGGCGCCGTACCTCGCCCAGGAACAGCTCGTCCAGGCCGACGGTGCTCGCGGAGAGCACGTGGTGGGTGCGGACGCCCACCTCGCGCTGGGCGAGGTAGCCCTCCATCTCGGCCCGGCCGCCGTGGAAGTCGGTCGCGCCGTCGCCGCCGGTGGAGAACAGGATGGCGAACGAGAAGTCGTCGCTGATCAGGTCGATGATCCGGTCGGCGTCCTCGCTGTCAAGGATCGCGAACCAGGTCGTCAGGAAAGAGGCGCCGGGCTGCGGAGCGGCAGGCTGGGAAGCAGCGGCCCCGGAGGCGCGCGACTGTGTGGTCATGGCCGGTCCACCAGGTCGAAGTCGGTGGTGAAGAAGGACTGGTAGCGCGCCATCAGCCCGGCCGGCGAGATCTGCGCGGCGGAGAGGAAGGCGCCCGCCGTCACACCCTTCTCGACCACGAAGCCGTACACCGTCTCGACGTCGCCGTCGACCGCGGACCGCACGATCTCGTGGGTACGGTCCACCGCGGCGCGCCCTGCGATGTAGCCGGCGAAGTCCTCGCGGGACTTCCCGGTCCGCTGTCCGCCGGGAAGCGCGATGAGGAAGCGGAAGTCGGGCTCCAGGAGTTCCAGGGCCTTGTCGGGATCCTGGCCGTCCATGGCGGCCATGTATGCGCGAAGCACCATGCTGATCGTTCTCCTCAGCGTTCCTGTCAGCGTTCCCGTGTCTAAAACAACCTGAGTTCACTTCAGTTTGAATGTAAGGCGGGCGTCCCGCCCCCGGCAAGAGGCGGGACGTGGCCGGCAGCCGGGACTACTACTCGGCGACCATGCGCACCACGCATCCTTCGATCATGTCGCTGATCTCCGGGAGCGGGATCGCTCCGCTCGGGCGGTACCAGCGCCAGACGCTCACGATCATTCCGAGGACGGCGAGCCCAAGGGTGTGCGCGTCCCGGACCGGGAAGGCGCCCTTGGACATGCCGCGCATCAGCAGGTTCGTCCAGTCCCGCTCGACCATCTGCACCAGTTGGCGGGCCGCGACGCGCTCGGTCTCCTCGCGCTTGGACTTCCGCGGGGTGGCGAGCAGGGACATGTTGGCCTGCAGGATGCGCATCTGGCGGATCTCCTGCTCGGTGACCGCGAAGGCGGTACGGACACCCGCGCGCAGTTCCTCGACCGGCTCCGACTTCCCGGCCGTGGCCTCGACGAACATGTCGTGGGAGCGCTGCAGCTCCAGGCGCATGATGGTCAGCAGGCAGTGGGCCTTGGACTCGAAGTAGTGGTAGAGGGCGGTCTGCCCGATGCCCACCCGGTCGGCGACCTCGGACCACTTCGTGTTCTCGTAGCCGTCCTCCCCGAACCGCTCCACGGCCGCCACGAGAATCGCGGCCCGCTTGGACCTGGGCCCCTCGTCCGGATCCACGATCCGCGCGCTCACCATCGTCTCTCCCTCTTCTCGCCACGACCGGCACCGATCACCGCTCGGGTGTCCGAGAGTAGACCCAAGTTCAAGTCGGTTACGAATGGAAGGCCGGTTGCGAACGAAAGAGGGGCGACCGGTCCGGCCCGGGCGCTCACGGGACCGGGGCGTGCGTGAAGTCGGGCCGGCGCTTGGCGAGGAACGCGGCCACGCCTTCCCGCCCCTCGGCGGAGACCGCGGCGGCGGCCAGTTGGCGGGCCTCCGCGTCGAGGTGTTCGCCGAACCCCGCCGACAGTGCCCCGGCGACCAGCCGCCGGGTCGACCCGTACGCTCCCGTGGCCCCGCGCGCCAGTGCGCTCGCGGCCTCGGCGGCCTCCTCGTACAGCCGCTCCGGCGCGACGATCCTGCTCACCAGTCCCATGTCCAGGGCCTCGGCGGCCGGGATGCGGCGGTTGGTCAGCAGCAGGTCCATGGCACGCCTCGGTCCGACGAGCCGGGGCAGCGACCAGCTG contains:
- a CDS encoding EthD family reductase, which gives rise to MYNLVLMAARPSDWTHERFIDWWRGDHAELTRTLPGLRSWRHTEIDTALEPRSEGWDGVSILGFDTADDLRKALDSPEWAAAVAQVGDMKGRRIAVMGGEKDMLAG
- a CDS encoding nuclear transport factor 2 family protein, coding for MVLRAYMAAMDGQDPDKALELLEPDFRFLIALPGGQRTGKSREDFAGYIAGRAAVDRTHEIVRSAVDGDVETVYGFVVEKGVTAGAFLSAAQISPAGLMARYQSFFTTDFDLVDRP
- a CDS encoding TetR/AcrR family transcriptional regulator, producing MVSARIVDPDEGPRSKRAAILVAAVERFGEDGYENTKWSEVADRVGIGQTALYHYFESKAHCLLTIMRLELQRSHDMFVEATAGKSEPVEELRAGVRTAFAVTEQEIRQMRILQANMSLLATPRKSKREETERVAARQLVQMVERDWTNLLMRGMSKGAFPVRDAHTLGLAVLGMIVSVWRWYRPSGAIPLPEISDMIEGCVVRMVAE